The Salvia miltiorrhiza cultivar Shanhuang (shh) chromosome 2, IMPLAD_Smil_shh, whole genome shotgun sequence DNA window TATCAGCAGCATAATGCAGCATGGGGTTTGGGCTGGAAGGGATACGAAAGTAGCACTCATCAAACCACGGTTCCGTTGCTGCACTTGCGCTGTAAAATGAGGCGTTTGAATGTCCACTGCTTGTAACTCCAACACCACTAATGTTCCCGTTTCTGCAAGAACATGCTAACAACTGCTTTTCTTCATCAGCCTGCATATAATCATTATCTGTCAAAAAACACTATGGCGATAACAAGTTCAAAGTAGGGAGGCATACCTCCGAGAGCAGCAAACTCATTAGAGAAGAACGTGCTCCAAAATCCTccacattattaaataaaaatgaagtcTCATATTCTGGAGGCACCCAAAAAACAAGAAGAAATCAACAACATACATTACCTCTAATGAGATCATTTCTTTACCATACAACTAACTCACCCACGGCAGTGATGATTCCACTAAACAAGACTTGACGACGATGCTTCTTCATGATATCTTTGTTACGTTCATCCCCATTTTTCTGTTTTGAAGCACAAAATGGCTCTTTAAAAACCAAATAATCAGTCCAGTAGATAACTCATATCACTGGTTGTCAATAATGACACATTTCAGAACGAACCTTATTTTTCTCCACATTTGAAATGGGTGCAAGATTTGGTTCGGGGATGAAATTGGCAATCACCTCAAAGAAAATTACACCTGCAAAGAACTAAGAGGCCAATTTACCGGCAATCAAGGAAATCAGACACTAGACAAAAGACGAGACATGATTTAAGAGTGGTTACAGAAAGACCATACCCATAGATTTCCCTTTAAGAAGCCAATGGAATTAATGGCATTATGAGCCAAGTCTAAGAAAGATATGCTCAGCATCAGCCCAGCAGCAAAACCCTATCAAAGGAAATCCTCCAAATTACAAAAAATGCTACTTCAAAGTAAAACTTATACAGTCTTTTTGAAATAAAGCTATCAGAACATGGGTGTCCATTAGCATTTCGAAACTACAATTTGGATGACTGAATCTTAGAAAAGTTAATTTTTACCAGAATTTCAACATAAGACAATACTGTTTCGCCTCACATTGTTTAATTTACCTGTAAGAGCCCAAGTGTCTTCAGATTTGGAGTCTCACTAAGGACAACAAAAAGTGCTCCTGTTCAGAAATGAAACCGTGAAGCATTAACTCGTTTCATGGCTGATACCAAATAATAGAAACTACCCTAAGCTTCATTCTGATACCAAAATTAACAATGAAATCCCTTATACACTTGAACACAAATAACTATTTATTAGCAACTCCAAtctaaaaggaaagtggtaagGTGAAGAAACTTATTACTATTAATAAGTTGAAAAGTCAATAAAATGCTAGAGAATTGCAGATTGAAACTAGAAGCCACTTGATGCCAATTGCCAAATACTACATATACCTATAACATCTGCAGAATATGTAGGCAGCgggaaagaagaaaaaaagcaaATAAATGTACTACTCTAAAATGATAAGGAATTGGCAATCCTAGTAGATTATTATGCATGCGTCATCCCCAAATTGATTCAAATTCTTGGACTATACATAGAAATGCTTTGGTGAAATTCACAAACTTCAAACTACTGTTTCACTCACCAATAGAGGTACTCAAACCACCCAGAAGGGAAAGTGCAAGCGCAACTAAAACCTGCAAATCCATTAAACCCATCTCCCCCAAATACGCAACTCAACTCGTCAAATTTTCAAACACAAgtgatgctcgattttaattgagttaatttgagcatgccaatgtgtttagaataattaaaactatttgtatttaaattttgggaatttatttccattaaatacaaattttctaattattcgatcatttattaagttgagatatgtagagtatgtgaagtcatgtaagtgaactagcagtgcatatgagttaatgctatgttagtaagactatatgaattatttgagtatttatgagatgagcatgattagtaagttattgagctttttgaattgcatgagaaatgcatataaaatggctaagtatgataaattagcatggattagatttattagtttaaatgagataaataaattagagaagcatgttaattaattaaagttagaatttattatttaattacaaagtccgatatttaatcgagaattatgagcatgataaattgataagatataatttattatttgagtttgatatcgattatgtgtctaaatggagtgagtgtgagagttatgattaacgcacataaatgttggtatctgacactcgaacaattggtttcgagtataaatgatagtttactgataaagagttttgatgattttgaattgttggtttgctttgaagagatgtcaagatgttaagttttaaGTCGATAGACGAGTTCACGTGGTgtgattcacgcgttgaaatctcgtggctgactcTATGTAcaaataggtcatgccgaaattttagtgaatactttgatatatcATCAAGTTATCATTATAATTTCCTAGTGACATTAGGATTCGAGCGTAGTAAATTCCTATTGACTCGTGAATCAAATAcctgcctaatggaaagtttaactttctaattggttaattagacgagatgagagcgaattgATCTGCTGAGAAAGTGGACTTTTGGATGTGTTaactatttcttttaattgaagcgttgctaattataacataaggatgttataattaatgagtaatgacaagagagaataatggttatattgattaacaacctagagagatgaacattagagatactaatgtttcataaaagagattagattattaatcgagtttccttttataacttctcaccgattcttcataacgatgaaggtccttttggggaGTAACGACTTGaaggagagagtgacgttactcattgatacagagacacaacgaggtgggctttcttaaacacgtatatagagatcccctgcatgcaggcctcttatacgaaatgaaatgaatgacatgatataattgttaagttacgattttatgaaaatgatcaaatgatgaatgattctttatgaaatgaagggaattattatatgaaggatgttatattgaagttattgcattgccaaaattttgatgttttggtatgttatctatctgcttgagatgaagaattcggtcctatgctagtgtagatactagtaaggatttgtgtacactgaggtggtcgtgagtcatcgagcgggttggccgatcacagtgctgcagagggaggcctccctctcagtacttgatgttataacagatatgattcatacttgatgagaaaagtctgcgcagacaactttgaggaaatgaaaatgagtttagctaatacaggacctttctacaaattccttgtattatgcatatgaaatggcaatgacaatatttatagctttataagaATGAGAtatttggcatgtgttcactgagtgcttttgtactcagccctgcatatgttttctaaatgtgcaggttgagccgatgtggtgatggtgctgcaaggagcggagtctccagggttgttaataaacgaagttaacctgtctagaatatgtcttcatacatatatatgtctagctactttccgctgcaaaatagttatgatgttatagtatgttatgtcatactttgagtcttaagagaatggtttcatatgatgtacaactggattaatgatattaattaagtttttatgttgtctttcatagactgttttcaattgagtattaatgagtaaaaatgacgagttttattaagatgagtaagttttacggttataaatgacgccccttttcttccccttcttctttaaccccatccctagtcgtggatcactcggcctaactatccctagttagggcgggctgcgacaaaaAATAagccgcacttgctttggaaacttaattaaaattccaagtgctcaagtcctcaaataaaaatcataataactttcTCATAAAAGTACTCGTAACGAAAATCACAtcatcaatcagtcacgtaaattcacataatatcacgtcaaagcagtcggcaaacacagacaaactagacgtctctctgaccgactcttttcatcaaggttctcactctttctttctcgactctatttccaactcattattcctattttcttaataggacagtcaatctctgataactcggtatccggtaactctattcccggtagttggaaataaaataaaatctcagctcaattcaatcaacatctctgactcaactcatttctcaaatctcgtcactctaactccatcattggtttgtccactcatatctctgtttaaaagacaatctgtcttatctggtcataagaaaaaaatagtctcgcatctcgacatctcagtattctcaatagtattaagacactatctcacaacatatgaaaaagtacggggtgttacatgcgAATAAAGTTTTGAACCGAGATAGTGGAAGGTTATCAAGAAGCGGCCGGTAATGCCATCCCGAATGAAGAAGACTATGAGTGTTTGATAGAGAAggattgaagaatgaaatcCCGAGTGAAGTTCATGACACCCCTTACACCGCACATGCGGAAAGTATGAAAATGTACCGAGACGgaaacgacgctttgataggagaatatgaagcgagagatggcatctttcgtacaaagatgtttgacgtgttaacacgtgaaggcgccactttggcaaccttattCAAATTACACCtattagagacttccacaatagaagtgggaccacataaccatgaattatggcatcgattgtcaaaatcgagaaaagaaaaCCCAACAATTGAGTAATCGTTGAAAGATTCTTTTGACATTAGAGACAACGTTTTCTGTAAGTTTTCCCCATCTCGGGGAGTGTATCATTTTCGAGTTACAGgaaaactcaaaccgagatatataggatCATATGATATCCTAGAGAAAATAGGCCCTATGGCCTATAAACTTGCGTTGCCGCCAAGCTTCGCGAACGTCTATGACGTTTTTCCATGCATCTCAACTTAGAAAATATGTGTTTgacccaaaacacgtcatccatcaagaagaagtgcCCCTGAAACCAGATTTGAGCTAcggagagacctgatgctattctgAATCGGAAGATTCAATAATTGATaaacaagtcgattcctttggtggagatctaatggagacatcacggccaagaagaatcaacatgggaactcaaagagaaaatgaaagggAAGTAACCTGAGCTTTTTCTCAAAAGTGAAtgactcaaatttcgggacaaattttttttaagggggtaggatgtaacaccccgtacttttccttattagaaatagtgtcttaacactattgagagtaccgAGATATCGAGATGctagattatttttttattttatttctagaTAAGACAGagtgtcttttaaatagagatatgagCTGACCAAAACCAATGATtgagttagagtgaagagatttgGAGAAATGAGTTGAGTGGAGATGCTGATTGagttgagttgagattttatttaatttccggATACCGGATATAGAGTTATCGGATACCGAGCTatcagagagattgactgtcctattaagaaaataggaataatgattagaaatagagtcgagaaagaaagagtgagaaccccTGATAAAAAGAGTCGGTTTGAGACAAGTTTAGTTGTCCTTGTTTTGACGATTGCTTTGacgtgatgttatgtgaatttacgtgactgattgattatgtgatttttgttacatgtgCCATTATGAgtgagttattatgatttttattgagAATTTTAGCGCTTGAATTTTTAATTGAGGCGcgatttatttttaccgagaaatcaaagaatgccgatttatagaattttttcaaacaaaatattttcaaattatttttcccatgatgaggaatattataattgagtgagtgcactaatattagtgctatatttattttaaatttggtcacatgaataattatgctatggccTTTCATTAATCTGTAACATTTCATAATTATCTTCATTATTCAATCACCACTCTCTctcattaatattttaattctcATAAGCATGTGCCTAATTGCCAAGTTGCCAAGTGGATTGAGGGTGTAGAGATTATGGAATCATGGCATTAAATGCCAAATCTTCTCTAAGATTACAAATCTAAAGATCTtcatatcaaaatcaaatattccaaattttctctcactctctctcaccctCACCAATCGaccactccctctctctctctcatctctctctttcctccatAACCACCATTGTTGAAGACCTCAAAAGCTTCATAGCTTCATACCAAGAGCTCAAATCCACCCCTAAATCTAACCTAAACACTTATATCTCCTAGAATTCAAGAAAATCCATGGAAGTTTAGTCTtgaagttagaaagagaaagtttggtTCTTGGTGTAagcttgggtaagtgatctttaaTTTCATAGATCTAGCTTCTATGATGTTCTATGTGAGCTTGTgtggaagattgaagcaagaaatcaccccctccctttgttttgaaattttcgaaaatttgggtttCTTACCCttcaaaatattttctttttctttccttaaattggggtgagaaatgtgatctatgatatgtttggtgatgattgatgtgtgtattgAAAAGCTATGTCTTGATATGCAAAGTTTggttgagtttagtttacccaaaattgggaatttgtgagttgatgtttgaaatgatgaattgatgatgagcatGAGATTATGAGATGTCTAAGATGAAGATTGATGGAGTAGATTGAGGATGTGATGTTAATTGATgactttgatgtgagttagtttgatgaaattagggatatgtgtatctatgccctaaattattaattgatggtttatatgtgagattaaatgattttaattgatAGATCTA harbors:
- the LOC131012914 gene encoding zinc transporter ZTP29-like isoform X2 — encoded protein: MGLMDLQVLVALALSLLGGLSTSIGALFVVLSETPNLKTLGLLQGFAAGLMLSISFLDLAHNAINSIGFLKGNLWV
- the LOC131012914 gene encoding zinc transporter ZTP29-like isoform X1, producing the protein MGLMDLQVLVALALSLLGGLSTSIGALFVVLSETPNLKTLGLLQGFAAGLMLSISFLDLAHNAINSIGFLKGNLWFFAGVIFFEVIANFIPEPNLAPISNVEKNKKNGDERNKDIMKKHRRQVLFSGIITAVGISLLTS